A genomic segment from Deinococcus humi encodes:
- a CDS encoding toll/interleukin-1 receptor domain-containing protein, protein MTRSGYKKPAKPVLFISHYAKEKDVALALQQTLDRAFLGSFEVFVSSDTASITMGADFDTTIRDALKRAFYGLCLFTPESLKRPWINIEFGALWYAEKPAVPVCFGGQSVGTLPPPYSSKNGLDATNVDALNKLVANIAKERDLGPPTIDWTPFITVVKAFNDRATHPWTGTDVERQVFMALYADVYDAELQEPFYPQWDQVDVPTLAAQLRLTPKQVEDAFEILVEQKLIQGSIGYGGALVALDWTQPGWAQYVRMVHTDWSDVQQRIRTAVNGHPDHVDAMTMAAQLRLGYWPVALALYEWKAAGLVTLSESSAGVSIVWRSPRLARPDPA, encoded by the coding sequence ATGACGCGCTCAGGTTACAAGAAACCCGCCAAACCGGTGCTGTTCATCTCCCACTACGCCAAGGAAAAGGACGTGGCGCTGGCGCTCCAGCAGACTCTGGACCGAGCCTTCCTCGGATCATTCGAGGTGTTCGTATCCTCAGACACGGCCAGCATCACGATGGGCGCAGACTTCGACACCACGATCCGCGACGCCCTGAAACGGGCGTTCTACGGCCTATGTCTGTTCACGCCGGAAAGTTTGAAACGTCCCTGGATCAACATCGAGTTCGGTGCCCTTTGGTATGCCGAGAAGCCTGCCGTTCCCGTGTGCTTCGGAGGTCAGTCGGTCGGCACGCTCCCTCCGCCGTACAGCAGCAAAAACGGTCTGGACGCCACCAATGTGGACGCGCTGAATAAATTGGTGGCCAACATTGCCAAGGAACGTGACCTGGGACCTCCAACGATCGACTGGACCCCCTTCATCACGGTCGTCAAGGCATTCAATGACCGGGCGACCCACCCCTGGACAGGAACGGACGTGGAACGCCAGGTATTCATGGCGCTCTACGCTGATGTATACGATGCCGAGCTCCAGGAACCCTTCTACCCCCAGTGGGATCAGGTTGACGTCCCGACGCTGGCTGCACAACTGAGGCTCACGCCAAAGCAGGTTGAGGACGCCTTCGAGATCCTGGTTGAACAGAAGCTCATCCAGGGAAGCATCGGGTATGGCGGGGCGCTCGTCGCCTTGGACTGGACGCAGCCAGGGTGGGCGCAGTATGTCCGCATGGTACACACGGACTGGTCGGACGTCCAGCAGCGCATTCGCACGGCGGTAAACGGTCACCCGGACCATGTCGATGCCATGACCATGGCTGCGCAGCTGCGTCTGGGCTACTGGCCCGTCGCGCTGGCGCTGTACGAGTGGAAAGCCGCTGGACTGGTGACGCTGTCTGAGTCGAGTGCTGGCGTCAGCATCGTGTGGCGCTCCCCGAGACTGGCGAGACCCGACCCGGCGTGA
- a CDS encoding SOS response-associated peptidase family protein — protein MDGGPGACAYVAGRGQALCDVQRPRGEFGGQLRFREAFQNQRCVIPLAGSWEWSVREGVKIQVRIARRHFELLPVAGLWNCVQTLDRPLKSCMI, from the coding sequence ATGGACGGTGGGCCTGGTGCCTGTGCGTATGTCGCTGGACGAGGCCAAGCGCTATGCGACGTTCAACGCCCGCGTGGAGAGTTTGGAGGACAGCTCAGATTCCGGGAGGCCTTCCAAAATCAGCGCTGCGTGATCCCGCTAGCGGGATCCTGGGAGTGGTCGGTGCGTGAGGGGGTCAAGATCCAGGTCAGGATCGCCAGGAGGCATTTTGAGCTCCTGCCGGTGGCAGGGCTGTGGAACTGCGTTCAGACGTTGGATAGGCCGCTAAAGAGTTGCATGATTTGA
- a CDS encoding IS3 family transposase (programmed frameshift), whose amino-acid sequence MKGTKHTEEQIAFALNQAEIGVAVGEICRKMGIAESTFYHWKKKFSGLGVTELRRLRQLEDENRKLKQLVADLSLDKVMLQDVIKFKALRPVQRESLVQHLQVGYRVSERRACRVLRAPRSSFRYAPRRKQDEPVILQRMTEIAQTRVRYGYRRIHILMQREGWQINHKRLYRLYQQAGLNLRMKRPRRRVSAAHRAARTDPMKVNQVWSMDFVSDALFNGKRFRTLTLLDVFSRECLAIHVDVSIRADRVVEIMRSVTQTRGSPERIQVDNGSEFVSKALDLWAYEQHVTLDFSRPGRPQDNAHIESFNGSFRDECLNTHWFLSLEDAAEKIERWRADYNDVRPHSGLGNLAPGAFAAQIASIHRPSEIPG is encoded by the exons ATGAAGGGAACGAAGCACACGGAAGAGCAGATCGCGTTCGCGCTCAACCAGGCCGAAATTGGCGTGGCAGTCGGTGAAATCTGCCGAAAAATGGGAATCGCCGAGTCGACATTTTACCATTGGAAGAAGAAGTTCAGTGGCCTGGGGGTCACGGAACTCCGCCGCTTGAGGCAGCTCGAAGATGAAAATCGGAAGCTCAAACAGCTGGTGGCCGACCTCAGCCTCGACAAAGTCATGCTTCAGGACGTCATCAAAT TCAAAGCTCTGAGGCCCGTCCAACGCGAATCCCTGGTCCAGCATCTGCAAGTTGGCTATCGGGTCAGCGAACGGCGGGCCTGCCGAGTGCTTCGCGCACCGCGAAGCTCGTTCCGATACGCGCCCAGACGCAAACAGGATGAGCCCGTCATCTTGCAACGGATGACCGAGATCGCCCAGACCCGTGTGCGCTATGGGTACCGGCGCATCCACATCCTGATGCAACGTGAAGGGTGGCAGATCAATCACAAGCGGCTGTACCGCTTGTATCAGCAGGCGGGCCTGAATCTTCGGATGAAGCGGCCCCGCCGACGGGTCAGTGCCGCGCACCGCGCGGCGCGAACAGATCCTATGAAGGTGAACCAGGTCTGGTCAATGGATTTCGTCTCCGATGCGCTGTTTAACGGGAAGCGGTTTCGCACGTTGACGCTGCTGGACGTCTTTTCGCGGGAATGCCTGGCCATCCACGTCGATGTCAGCATTCGCGCGGATCGTGTGGTGGAAATCATGCGGAGCGTGACGCAAACTCGGGGGTCCCCCGAGCGGATCCAGGTGGACAATGGCAGTGAATTTGTCAGTAAAGCGCTCGACCTCTGGGCTTACGAGCAGCACGTCACTCTTGATTTTTCACGTCCTGGACGGCCTCAGGATAATGCACATATCGAGTCATTCAATGGCAGCTTTCGGGACGAGTGCCTGAACACCCACTGGTTCCTGTCGCTGGAAGACGCAGCGGAGAAGATCGAACGTTGGAGGGCCGACTATAATGACGTCAGGCCGCATTCGGGGCTGGGAAACCTCGCTCCTGGAGCGTTCGCAGCCCAGATTGCATCCATCCATCGCCCGTCAGAGATTCCAGGCTGA